Proteins encoded in a region of the Melioribacteraceae bacterium genome:
- a CDS encoding four helix bundle protein, translated as MENVISFKNLTVWQKALSWSCNIILLIDSLNTDRKHFRLFEQIESSAASVPMNISEGNGRFSKKEYLHFLYIARGSAFETITLLNLFCQMKWIDVQKLNDLENEGTEIVKMINGLIKSLKSKP; from the coding sequence ATGGAAAATGTAATTAGTTTTAAAAACCTTACAGTATGGCAAAAAGCTCTAAGTTGGTCCTGTAACATTATCCTCTTAATTGATTCTCTTAATACTGATAGAAAACATTTCCGTTTATTTGAGCAGATTGAATCTTCTGCAGCTTCAGTACCTATGAATATCAGCGAAGGTAACGGAAGGTTTTCAAAAAAAGAATATCTTCACTTCTTATATATTGCTAGAGGTTCGGCTTTTGAAACAATTACATTATTGAATCTTTTCTGCCAGATGAAGTGGATTGATGTTCAAAAGCTGAATGATTTGGAAAATGAAGGTACTGAAATTGTGAAAATGATAAACGGTTTAATCAAATCCCTTAAATCCAAACCCTAA